In Campylobacter concisus, a genomic segment contains:
- the ribD gene encoding bifunctional diaminohydroxyphosphoribosylaminopyrimidine deaminase/5-amino-6-(5-phosphoribosylamino)uracil reductase RibD, which produces MNDEFYMDLALSEAWKFQILTYPNPAVGCLILDENGQILSCKAHEKAGYLHAEPTAILFALCKKSEKFKDDFIKAYNDKFSSNIKKGKFGLLEPKFTYEFLLNNHSNLLKNAKAYVTLEPCSHHGKTPPCANLLKELGFSEVIIGSHDENKVASGGASLLKSAGIKVKFGVLKERCDKLLEPFLAYQNGGFSFLKIALSKNGVASGGIITNELSRKHVHKLRCIIDTLIIGGNTVRVDRPKLDSRLVSGGKNPDVIIYSRSDKFDKTIPLFSVLGRKVSIQKELCLTGLSMFEGAGEFLKLAKDGKLANVKWLLIYQGSNFKDGKNLSLDLNLKPLFSGNFGDDSYTWYEILD; this is translated from the coding sequence ATGAACGACGAATTTTACATGGATCTTGCTTTAAGCGAGGCTTGGAAATTTCAAATATTAACCTATCCAAATCCAGCCGTTGGATGCCTTATCCTTGATGAAAATGGGCAAATTCTGTCTTGTAAGGCTCATGAAAAGGCTGGATATTTGCACGCTGAACCGACAGCGATACTCTTTGCGCTTTGCAAAAAAAGTGAAAAATTTAAAGATGATTTTATAAAAGCGTATAACGATAAATTTAGCTCTAATATAAAAAAGGGCAAATTTGGCCTTTTAGAGCCAAAATTTACCTACGAATTTCTACTAAATAACCACTCAAATTTACTAAAAAATGCAAAAGCTTACGTTACGCTAGAGCCTTGCTCGCATCATGGCAAAACGCCACCTTGTGCAAATTTGCTAAAAGAGCTTGGTTTTAGTGAGGTGATAATAGGTAGTCATGATGAAAATAAGGTAGCAAGTGGCGGCGCTAGTTTACTTAAAAGCGCTGGTATAAAAGTTAAATTTGGCGTTTTAAAAGAGCGTTGTGATAAGCTACTTGAGCCATTTTTAGCCTATCAAAATGGTGGATTTAGCTTTTTAAAAATCGCCCTTAGTAAAAATGGTGTGGCAAGCGGTGGCATCATCACAAATGAGCTTAGCCGCAAGCACGTCCATAAACTAAGATGCATCATAGATACGCTAATAATCGGTGGCAATACTGTGCGAGTTGATCGCCCAAAGCTTGATAGTAGGCTAGTAAGTGGCGGCAAAAATCCAGATGTCATAATCTACTCAAGAAGTGATAAATTTGATAAAACTATACCGCTTTTTAGCGTGCTAGGTCGCAAAGTTAGCATTCAAAAAGAGCTTTGCTTAACAGGACTTAGCATGTTTGAAGGCGCTGGTGAGTTTTTAAAACTTGCAAAAGATGGCAAGCTAGCAAACGTGAAATGGCTGCTTATCTATCAAGGCTCAAATTTTAAGGATGGTAAAAACTTGAGCCTTGATCTAAATTTAAAACCACTATTTAGTGGGAATTTTGGAGACGACAGCTACACTTGGTATGAAATTTTGGATTAA